The sequence below is a genomic window from Ciceribacter thiooxidans.
GGCAACGGCAAATCCACCTTCGCCAAGCTGATCGCCGGGCGCCTCAACCTGCAGGCCGGCGAGATGAAGCTCGCCCCGAACCTCTCCGTCGGCTTCTTCGCCCAGCATCAGCTCGACGACCTCGTGCCGGACGAGACGCCGGTCGACCACGTGCGCCGGCTGATGCCGCAGGCGGGCGAGGCGCAGGTGCGCGCCCGCGTCGCGCAGATGGGGCTTGCGACCGAGAAGATGGCGACCGCCGCCAAGGATCTTTCCGGCGGAGAAAAGGCGCGTCTGCTGATGGGGCTCTCCGCCTTCCACGCGCCGAACCTCCTGATCCTCGACGAGCCGACCAACCATCTCGACATCGACAGCCGCCGTGCGCTGATCGAGGCGCTCAACGACTACAACGGCGCCGTCATCCTGATTGCCCACGACCGGCACCTGATCGAGGCGACGGTCGACCGGCTGTGGCTCGTCAACAACGGCACGGTCAGCGTCTTCGACGGCGACATGGAGGACTATCGCAGCCTTGTGGTCGCAGCAGCGCGCAAGCCGGACGACAAGGACAAGGCCGATGCCGGCGCCCAGGTCAACAAGGCCGACCAGCGCAAGGCCGCCGCCGACAAGCGGGCGAGTCTTGCGCCGCTCAGGAAAAAGATCAACGAAATCGAGTCTTTGACGAAGAAGCTGGAGACTTTGATTCAGGCGCTTGATGCGGAACTTGCAGATCCGGCGCTTTACGAGAAGAACCCGGCCAAGGCAGCGGACAAGGCAAAGCAGCGCGGCGAGGCCGCAGCGAAGCTTTCGGCGGCCGAGGAACAGTGGCTCGAACTCTCCGCCGAATACGAAGAAGCGATGGCCGGATGAGGTTTGAACACCCCGGAATATACAGTATATTGATGTTGTATATTCCGGAGGAATCACCATGCCTCTCTATGTGCGGGACGAGAGCGTCAACGCCCTGGCCGAACAGGCGCGAACCATCCTGAAGGCACCGACCAAGACCGAGGCGATCCGCCTTGCGCTGCAGCGTGTGATCGATGAGGAGCTGGCAAAGCCCTCGCTCGGCGAACGGGTCTCCCGGCTGCGCGAGAAATACGCGCTCGCCGACCATGCGAACCTGCACCCGTTCGACGACAAGGCCTTCCTGGACCAGATGTGGGGAGACGCCGATGTTCGTCGATAGCTCAGCCATCGTCGCCATCCTGATCGACGCACCGGAGGCCGGCGCGCTCATCGAACGGCTCGACGCCACCGCCACGCCGCGCATAACGACGCCGACCGCCGTCTTCGAGGCGACGACCGTGCTCGGCAAGAGGCTGGACCTCGAACCTCCGACGGCCGACCGGCTGGTGAAAGAATTCCTCGATGTCCTCGAAATCCGCATCACCCCGGTCACCGAGGAGATGGCGGCAAGCGCGCTCGAGGCCTTCGCCCTCTACGGCAAGGGCCGTCATCCGGCGGCTCTGAATTTCGGCGACTGCTTCTCCTATGCCGGCAGCCGGGCGGCGAACGTGCCGCTCCTCTACGCCGGCGACGGCTTCTCTCAGACCGATCTGCGCCAATACTGAAGGCAGGTCGGCAGGTTCAGGCCTTCTTTTCCCAGCGTCCTTCGGCCGTCTGCTGCCAGTAGGTCAGCGCATGGCCCTCGCCTTTCAGCTTCTTCCACTGCGCGCGGGCGGCTTCGAGCTGCGTCTGGTCGTAGCCGTCGAAGACGAAGACGACGCGGTCGTAGTCCAGCGCTCCCGGCGGCTCGGCGCCGTCGACGAGGAAGCGGACGCTCGCCGCATTGAGGTTCTCCGGCGAGACGGTCAGCAGCACCGGCTGCTGCTCGGCGCCTTCGGCGGCATCCGTTCCGTGCGGCAGGAAGCTCTCGTCGCGCCATGTCCAGAGATGGGCGTCGAGCGTATCGCGGCGGGCGGGATCGGCGGTCTGCACCGCCACCCGCCAGCCACGTTCGACGCTCTTTTCGAGAAGCGGCGGCAGGGCATCCTCGAGCTTCGATTCCGTCAGATGGTAGAAGAGGATCTCGGCCAAGATGCCCGCCCTTCCCGTCACGCTTCGTAGTTCGCGCGCACCAGCTCGTCGAGGAGCCGGACGCCGAAGCCAGATCCCCACGAGCGATTGATCTCGTCGCTCGGCGAGCCCATGGCGGTGCCGGCAATGTCGAGATGCGCCCACGGCGTTTCCTGCACGAAACGCTTGAGGAACTGCGCCGCCGTGATCGACCCGGCCTGACGGCCGCCGGTGTTCTTCATGTCGGCGAACTTGGAATCGATGAGCTTGTCATAGTCCTTGCCGAGCGGCATCCGCCACAGGCGCTCGTTGGTCGCGAGACCCGCCGCCAGCAATTGTTCCGAAAGCGTGTCGTCGTTCGAAAACAGGCCGGCATGCAGGTTGCCGAGCGCGACGGTGATCGCACCGGTGAGCGTCGCGAGATTGATCATGAAGGCGGGCTTGAAGCGGTCGTTGCAATACCAGAGTGCGTCCGCCAGCACGAGGCGACCTTCAGCATCGGTGTTGATGACCTCGATCGTCTGCCCGGACATCGAGGTGACGATGTCGCCGGGCCGCTGGGCATTGCCGTCCGGCATGTTCTCGACGAGGCCGATGACGCCGACGACGTTCACCTTCGCCTTGCGGGCGGCGAGCGTGTGCATGAGGCCGGTGACGGCGGCGGCACCGCCCATGTCGCCTTTCATCTCCTCCATGCCGCCGGCCGGCTTGATGGAAATACCGCCGGTATCAAAGACCACGCCCTTGCCGACGAAGGCGATCGGCTTGTCCTTGTGCTTGCCGCCCTTCCACTGCATGACGGCGAGCCGCGGCGGCCTGACCGACCCCTGGGCGACGCCGAGCAGCGCGCCCATGCCGAGCTTCGTCATGTCCTTCTCGGTGAGGATGTCGACCTCGACGCCGAGCGCTTCCAGCGCCTTCGCCTTGTCGGCAAACTCCTCCGGCCCGAGAACGTTGGCCGGCTCGTTGACGAGGTCGCGGGCGAGCACGACGCCCTGGGCGACCGCCTCGCTGTCGGCAAACGCCTTGCGCGCCGCGGACGCCTCGACGGTGACGATCGTCACCTTGACCTCCTTCGGCTCGGACTTTCCGTTGCCGTTATCGTCGCCCTTGCGGGTCTTGTAGGTGTCGAAATCATAGTTGCGCAGCAGCATGCCGAGGGCGAAGTCGGTGGCGGCCTTGCCGTCCGCATCGAGACCCGGTGCGTCGAAGAAGACCGTCACCTTTTCGGCGGACTTGAAGATGCCGGCTGCGGCACCCCCGGCGCGCAACCAGTCGTGGGCGGTGATCTCGGCCGTCTTGCCGAGGCCGAGAACGACGATCCGGTCGGCCGGCGAACCATGCGGTGCGAGGATGTCGAGCACTGCGCGGGCCTTGCCGGTGAACCTGCCAGTCCTGGCCGCCCTGGCGATTACGCCCTCCGGGTCGGCGACGTCGGCGCCGGCGACCGCGTCGGCTCCCTGAAGCTGAAGGAGGACGGCGAGCCCACCGCTGATCCGGTGGTCCTTGGCGAAGGAAATGTCGAATTTGGAAGACATGGAGACTCCGGGGGAAGGTCGAAACGAGAGCCGGGATCATGGCCCTTTCGGTCATGAACGCAAGCGTCAATTGTCCCGACATACCGCTCTTTGCACCGTTGGCAAGACCTGCCGCCTCCCCCTCTTGCCTGACGGGCGGGGAAGCGGATAGGGTCGCGCCGCCTCGAAAGGACCGGGAACAACCGACGTGAAGATCGACATCAAAGCCGCGGAGAGCG
It includes:
- a CDS encoding type II toxin-antitoxin system VapB family antitoxin, with the translated sequence MPLYVRDESVNALAEQARTILKAPTKTEAIRLALQRVIDEELAKPSLGERVSRLREKYALADHANLHPFDDKAFLDQMWGDADVRR
- a CDS encoding type II toxin-antitoxin system VapC family toxin, encoding MFVDSSAIVAILIDAPEAGALIERLDATATPRITTPTAVFEATTVLGKRLDLEPPTADRLVKEFLDVLEIRITPVTEEMAASALEAFALYGKGRHPAALNFGDCFSYAGSRAANVPLLYAGDGFSQTDLRQY
- a CDS encoding DNA polymerase III subunit chi, producing the protein MAEILFYHLTESKLEDALPPLLEKSVERGWRVAVQTADPARRDTLDAHLWTWRDESFLPHGTDAAEGAEQQPVLLTVSPENLNAASVRFLVDGAEPPGALDYDRVVFVFDGYDQTQLEAARAQWKKLKGEGHALTYWQQTAEGRWEKKA
- a CDS encoding leucyl aminopeptidase; its protein translation is MSSKFDISFAKDHRISGGLAVLLQLQGADAVAGADVADPEGVIARAARTGRFTGKARAVLDILAPHGSPADRIVVLGLGKTAEITAHDWLRAGGAAAGIFKSAEKVTVFFDAPGLDADGKAATDFALGMLLRNYDFDTYKTRKGDDNGNGKSEPKEVKVTIVTVEASAARKAFADSEAVAQGVVLARDLVNEPANVLGPEEFADKAKALEALGVEVDILTEKDMTKLGMGALLGVAQGSVRPPRLAVMQWKGGKHKDKPIAFVGKGVVFDTGGISIKPAGGMEEMKGDMGGAAAVTGLMHTLAARKAKVNVVGVIGLVENMPDGNAQRPGDIVTSMSGQTIEVINTDAEGRLVLADALWYCNDRFKPAFMINLATLTGAITVALGNLHAGLFSNDDTLSEQLLAAGLATNERLWRMPLGKDYDKLIDSKFADMKNTGGRQAGSITAAQFLKRFVQETPWAHLDIAGTAMGSPSDEINRSWGSGFGVRLLDELVRANYEA